From one Paenibacillus terrae HPL-003 genomic stretch:
- a CDS encoding phage baseplate assembly protein V, protein MNNPIYTTADVQVAPYQFQRVLSVHLIKQLNEHVSFSIRGMVSEDKLDQYVEKADEDEHIEVFLKSEGKQIRLFQGMVTNIAVKAVNGVRELTIEASSKTLLMDILPKRRSFQKTGESYNNLFSHITDSYTDAEVVDEASHGAAIGELLVQYNETDWAFVKRIASRLHAALIPITMQQGLKYVIGVPHSSAPQPLNEYNYSIKKDLKEHKLMSRNGLPEYGESNSLSYEVTSNKVLELGSSVIFHKRTLYIAKAETTTEGNLIVNRYILRDAHGLKCPTHYAYDLSGASLFGKVIDISKEKVKIKLEIDQGSTESGAMWFPYSTVYSSPDGSGWYVMPESGDQIRLYFPDEREQHAFAASSVDLASSDPVKRSDPAVKSISTKYGKQVVFKPGAVEIINSGQMLMRLTDEGGIEINSNKKITLSAQEDIQITGGAKIIMEGKEGVSFIQSGAKLDIMDDVRLTGGKVNIE, encoded by the coding sequence ATGAATAACCCCATTTATACCACGGCTGATGTTCAGGTGGCCCCTTATCAGTTTCAGCGTGTATTAAGTGTCCATCTCATTAAACAGTTAAACGAGCATGTGAGCTTCAGCATTCGTGGAATGGTTTCGGAGGACAAGCTGGATCAATACGTAGAAAAAGCGGATGAAGATGAGCATATTGAAGTGTTTTTAAAAAGTGAAGGGAAGCAGATCCGTCTCTTTCAGGGAATGGTCACGAATATTGCTGTAAAAGCTGTAAATGGAGTACGCGAGCTCACCATTGAGGCCAGCAGTAAGACCTTATTGATGGATATTCTCCCCAAACGCCGTTCCTTCCAAAAAACAGGTGAGTCTTATAACAACTTATTTTCGCATATTACAGATTCATATACAGATGCAGAAGTGGTTGATGAGGCTTCTCATGGCGCAGCGATCGGTGAATTATTGGTGCAATACAATGAAACGGACTGGGCTTTTGTGAAAAGAATTGCTTCTCGGCTGCATGCTGCTTTAATTCCAATTACGATGCAACAAGGACTGAAATATGTGATTGGTGTCCCCCATTCAAGTGCCCCTCAACCGCTGAACGAATATAACTATTCCATTAAAAAAGACTTGAAGGAGCACAAGCTCATGTCCCGCAATGGACTGCCGGAATATGGTGAGTCTAACAGCTTGAGCTATGAGGTTACCAGCAACAAAGTGCTAGAACTTGGTAGTTCCGTCATTTTTCATAAAAGAACTCTTTACATAGCTAAGGCGGAGACGACCACCGAAGGAAATCTGATCGTGAATCGTTACATTTTACGGGATGCACATGGGCTAAAATGCCCAACTCACTACGCCTATGATTTATCAGGTGCTTCTCTGTTTGGCAAGGTGATTGATATTTCCAAAGAAAAAGTGAAAATCAAGCTGGAAATTGATCAAGGCTCGACCGAATCCGGGGCTATGTGGTTTCCCTATTCTACTGTTTATTCTTCTCCCGATGGCAGCGGCTGGTATGTCATGCCAGAATCAGGAGATCAAATTCGTCTGTATTTTCCGGATGAACGGGAGCAGCATGCTTTTGCCGCCAGTTCTGTCGATCTTGCCTCCTCTGATCCCGTTAAAAGAAGTGACCCTGCGGTCAAAAGCATCAGTACCAAATACGGCAAACAGGTGGTTTTTAAGCCGGGTGCGGTGGAAATTATCAACAGCGGGCAAATGCTGATGCGCCTCACAGATGAAGGCGGTATTGAAATTAACAGTAACAAAAAAATAACCCTGTCTGCCCAGGAGGATATCCAAATCACAGGGGGAGCCAAAATTATTATGGAGGGGAAAGAAGGCGTAAGTTTTATTCAATCCGGAGCCAAGCTCGACATCATGGACGATGTGAGATTAACCGGGGGTAAGGTGAACATTGAATGA
- a CDS encoding RNA polymerase sigma factor: MAFVISERMKNEFSHSTGNEPFKKVLPALYRYCLSLTGSIRDAEDLVQATFVHMLQSEKNLHELENGEAYLIRSARNRWIDDIRRQNAQKRLSAPGEGNYTRKYDEPSPRYEENYTPDLELALQYLMTHVSPWQRTILVLRDVWGYTASETAEMLNTTEGAVKAALSRARALLAQKHKEGNGLESVTLPEHEEEREWLKAYLAAFRAGDAQRWIALGLNVMAEPIAVAGSVLYQSFYSSGAQMNSNPSHGMQARMAA, from the coding sequence ATGGCCTTTGTGATATCCGAACGGATGAAAAATGAATTTTCCCATTCTACGGGGAATGAACCATTCAAAAAAGTACTTCCAGCGTTGTATCGCTATTGTCTTTCGTTGACAGGCTCGATACGGGATGCCGAGGATTTGGTGCAGGCGACTTTCGTGCATATGCTGCAATCTGAGAAAAACCTGCATGAGCTGGAAAATGGCGAGGCTTATTTAATCCGTTCCGCGAGGAATCGATGGATTGATGATATTCGTAGGCAAAATGCTCAAAAGCGTCTGTCTGCGCCTGGCGAAGGAAATTATACCCGAAAGTATGATGAGCCTTCACCGCGTTATGAAGAAAATTACACACCAGATCTGGAACTGGCGCTTCAATATTTAATGACACATGTATCACCATGGCAGCGGACCATTTTGGTGCTGCGGGATGTATGGGGCTATACGGCGTCGGAAACGGCAGAGATGCTGAATACGACGGAGGGTGCGGTAAAAGCGGCCTTAAGCCGGGCCCGCGCTTTGCTTGCTCAGAAGCACAAAGAGGGAAATGGGCTGGAGTCTGTAACATTACCTGAGCATGAAGAGGAGCGGGAATGGCTTAAGGCTTATTTGGCGGCCTTTCGTGCAGGAGACGCACAACGCTGGATTGCGCTTGGCCTGAACGTTATGGCTGAGCCCATAGCGGTTGCCGGATCTGTGCTGTATCAGAGCTTTTATTCTTCCGGCGCTCAAATGAACTCTAATCCTTCCCATGGCATGCAGGCTAGGATGGCCGCTTAA
- a CDS encoding SMI1/KNR4 family protein, translating into MRYLSEIIGLLNNDRIPMNPCTNEDLTQVKEAIGDNELPEAYIEFLKIMGRGTEHTFLRGHSCFMDELLILNEGGQELLEENEFSKKLNENDFVFWMSQGCMFCFFKLDEGDNPPIYFYSESTDQDDFYKIADSFTEFLLAMYTKDKDVFKKKN; encoded by the coding sequence ATGAGGTATTTAAGTGAAATTATTGGTTTATTGAATAATGATAGAATACCAATGAATCCTTGCACAAATGAGGATTTGACTCAGGTGAAAGAGGCGATTGGTGATAACGAATTACCAGAAGCATATATTGAATTTCTAAAAATAATGGGTAGAGGTACAGAACATACTTTTTTACGAGGCCACTCTTGCTTTATGGATGAACTTTTAATTCTAAATGAAGGTGGGCAGGAATTACTGGAGGAAAACGAGTTTTCCAAGAAACTAAATGAAAATGATTTTGTTTTTTGGATGAGTCAAGGATGTATGTTTTGTTTCTTTAAATTAGATGAAGGAGATAATCCTCCAATTTATTTCTATTCTGAGAGTACAGATCAGGATGACTTTTACAAAATTGCAGATTCATTTACTGAATTCTTATTAGCAATGTATACAAAAGATAAAGATGTATTCAAAAAGAAGAATTAA
- a CDS encoding HNH endonuclease, with amino-acid sequence MIGYDQIRIDSPYPIQVLKDVRIEWKPGEHGRITLTGICKESSHATAALDATSEDQLYVYAQNEQEEISLFKGVVHAVEVENHNGVYTLTLEGISGSFELDIVKRKRSFPEEKQTYKQLVNKLAQGYARSDMLYQTGEQSVGEAILQYDETDWELIKRMASRLHAVVVSDIWESAAPKLYFGMPAGTQRTIREDTPYTASKDLKGYQRAGGTSAGLHDTDFFKYEIESGERYALGDEVQFRQKTMIVTELRSRMEKGHLLFSYVLARKEGIRSDFIPNSKTIGISLEGEVLAVRGEEVKLRLAIDNDDGVSEPHWYPFAPPTGSAMYSMPKVGTHANLYFPDASGSRAMILGAVRTNGDGCAKTSDPNDRYFGTEHGSELKMAPGRIHIMGDPGGTLQMSLDDATGIEITSPKKLTLEAEQEIILNTPKQIIIDGTSQVMAYQTGGSTGLSVENEYHVLGGNVWADGSDRTAYPPFDDEPKEGEPPPPPPPPEPFNWGKLGMNILGGLAVVAAVAVVAAITVATLGAGTVVIAAVAGGALLAGGLGVASLAASDIARGEVSDFSDYALTGLKEAGIGAVSGAIFGPLGVGGTLLRKAAIGGVTNAAENLASQVLSGEKINWGSVAKDAGLGFVTVGVLDSKVGKAIGGFAEKVGSKVTPQWIGKGVDAVGAGFGKAVNKLEQAGSKLGQKFNEQLSKMADGLNTGKLAIANGASVPAVPHVNKMDSGPLPQTDVQKNYNKVMKEMEESAAKKVEGTGEGNIPPAFKQTEFSSSYEARFNQTPGPDNPKVGFEGTRGESKCTLKPPPDPQLKKILDEAGIDGIQYKNAVPNFLPVAKAEVEINYMLGGKGKYGSKARAYNFVQSDQKLANQLNNSPELARQFGMEPGAITARDIEKFRDKNKLTWHELNDVKTMQLVPTKINSSFGHLGGVGEINAGAFEPGGFAKNKKGDL; translated from the coding sequence ATGATAGGATATGATCAGATTCGAATAGATTCCCCCTACCCTATTCAGGTCTTAAAGGATGTTCGGATCGAGTGGAAGCCGGGTGAGCATGGGCGTATTACACTCACAGGCATATGTAAGGAGTCGAGTCATGCCACGGCTGCGCTGGATGCGACCTCAGAGGATCAGCTATATGTGTATGCGCAGAATGAACAAGAGGAAATCAGCTTGTTTAAGGGTGTCGTCCATGCGGTGGAAGTTGAGAACCATAATGGAGTATATACACTTACACTAGAGGGAATCAGTGGCTCATTTGAGCTGGATATTGTCAAAAGAAAACGGTCTTTTCCTGAGGAAAAGCAAACATACAAGCAGTTAGTGAATAAGCTTGCTCAAGGCTATGCACGAAGTGATATGCTGTATCAAACCGGGGAGCAGTCGGTGGGCGAAGCCATTTTACAATATGATGAAACCGATTGGGAGCTTATAAAACGGATGGCGAGTCGTTTACATGCAGTGGTGGTAAGCGACATATGGGAATCCGCAGCGCCGAAGCTGTATTTCGGCATGCCCGCAGGCACCCAGCGGACGATTCGGGAGGATACGCCTTATACGGCAAGCAAAGACTTAAAGGGCTATCAACGGGCAGGCGGGACGTCAGCCGGGTTACATGATACCGACTTTTTCAAATACGAGATTGAAAGTGGAGAACGGTATGCTCTCGGAGACGAGGTGCAATTTCGACAGAAAACGATGATTGTAACTGAATTGCGAAGCCGCATGGAAAAGGGACATTTGCTATTCAGTTATGTGCTGGCCCGCAAGGAGGGCATTCGCAGTGATTTCATTCCCAATTCCAAAACGATTGGAATTTCTCTAGAAGGAGAGGTCCTCGCGGTACGGGGAGAGGAAGTGAAGCTACGGCTGGCGATTGATAACGATGACGGGGTATCCGAGCCGCATTGGTATCCCTTTGCTCCCCCAACAGGAAGTGCGATGTACAGCATGCCGAAGGTGGGCACACATGCAAACCTGTATTTTCCGGATGCATCCGGCTCCAGAGCGATGATTTTGGGTGCAGTTCGTACGAACGGAGATGGATGTGCGAAAACGAGTGATCCGAATGATCGATATTTTGGTACGGAGCACGGAAGTGAGCTGAAAATGGCCCCAGGTCGCATCCACATCATGGGTGATCCGGGTGGGACATTGCAGATGAGTCTGGACGACGCTACGGGGATTGAAATTACAAGTCCGAAGAAGCTGACGTTAGAAGCAGAGCAGGAAATCATTCTGAATACGCCGAAGCAAATTATTATTGACGGGACGAGCCAGGTCATGGCGTACCAGACGGGAGGAAGCACGGGGCTTTCGGTAGAAAACGAATACCATGTGCTGGGGGGAAACGTCTGGGCGGACGGAAGCGACCGAACTGCATACCCGCCGTTTGATGATGAACCGAAGGAAGGGGAGCCACCTCCACCGCCGCCACCTCCTGAGCCGTTTAACTGGGGCAAGCTGGGGATGAATATTTTGGGAGGCTTGGCAGTCGTGGCAGCCGTAGCCGTGGTGGCAGCCATTACGGTAGCAACGCTTGGAGCAGGTACAGTAGTCATTGCGGCGGTAGCTGGAGGAGCGCTGCTGGCGGGTGGTTTGGGTGTAGCGAGTTTGGCGGCATCAGATATCGCCCGAGGGGAAGTGAGCGACTTTAGTGACTATGCCCTGACCGGCTTGAAAGAAGCGGGGATCGGGGCAGTATCTGGAGCGATCTTTGGCCCTCTTGGCGTAGGGGGAACATTGCTGAGGAAAGCAGCAATCGGCGGTGTGACCAATGCGGCGGAAAATCTGGCGAGTCAGGTGTTGAGCGGTGAAAAGATCAACTGGGGCTCGGTAGCAAAGGATGCGGGATTGGGTTTTGTTACCGTAGGCGTACTGGATTCCAAAGTAGGGAAGGCCATCGGCGGATTCGCGGAAAAAGTAGGCAGCAAAGTTACACCGCAATGGATCGGCAAAGGCGTAGATGCAGTCGGAGCAGGCTTTGGCAAGGCTGTAAACAAGCTGGAGCAGGCCGGCAGTAAACTGGGTCAGAAATTTAATGAGCAACTGAGTAAAATGGCAGACGGCCTCAACACCGGGAAGTTGGCAATAGCCAACGGAGCGTCAGTTCCAGCGGTTCCGCACGTTAATAAGATGGATAGCGGACCGCTTCCACAGACGGATGTGCAGAAGAACTACAACAAGGTCATGAAGGAAATGGAAGAGAGCGCGGCGAAGAAGGTTGAGGGGACGGGTGAAGGTAATATTCCACCTGCCTTCAAGCAAACTGAATTTTCCAGTTCATATGAAGCTAGATTTAATCAAACACCTGGACCTGATAATCCAAAGGTTGGTTTTGAAGGAACAAGGGGTGAATCTAAATGTACTCTTAAACCACCGCCAGACCCACAATTGAAAAAAATATTAGATGAAGCTGGAATTGATGGTATACAATATAAAAATGCTGTTCCTAATTTTTTACCAGTAGCAAAAGCAGAGGTAGAAATAAACTATATGTTAGGTGGAAAGGGGAAATATGGGTCAAAAGCTAGAGCATATAATTTTGTTCAATCAGATCAAAAATTAGCTAATCAGCTTAATAATTCTCCTGAATTAGCACGTCAATTTGGGATGGAGCCTGGTGCGATTACTGCAAGGGACATAGAAAAATTCAGAGACAAAAACAAATTAACATGGCATGAATTAAATGATGTCAAGACAATGCAACTTGTACCAACTAAGATAAACAGTTCATTTGGGCATCTTGGCGGTGTAGGAGAGATAAATGCAGGGGCGTTTGAACCTGGAGGATTTGCCAAAAATAAAAAAGGAGATTTATAA
- the clpP gene encoding ATP-dependent Clp endopeptidase proteolytic subunit ClpP — MSTIPYVIEQTSRGERSYDIYSRLLKDRIIMVSGEIEDHMANVIVAQLLHLTAEDSEKDIQMYINSPGGSISAGFAIYDTMQFVKNDISTICTGMAASFGTILLTGGTKGKRMALPNSEIMIHQPLGGAKGQASDVLIYAERLIKSRKQLNRILADHTGQPLERVEKDTDRDHFLTAEEAVAYGLVDQIVTRI, encoded by the coding sequence ATGAGCACCATTCCTTATGTAATTGAGCAAACGAGTCGCGGAGAGCGAAGCTATGATATTTATTCCCGGCTATTAAAGGATCGTATTATTATGGTGTCGGGCGAGATTGAGGATCATATGGCAAATGTCATTGTAGCGCAACTGTTGCATCTTACCGCCGAGGATTCCGAGAAGGACATACAGATGTATATTAACAGTCCGGGCGGGTCCATTTCAGCGGGATTTGCCATTTATGATACGATGCAATTTGTGAAAAATGATATATCTACCATATGCACAGGCATGGCGGCGAGCTTTGGTACAATTTTGCTGACCGGAGGCACAAAGGGTAAGCGGATGGCGCTGCCCAACAGTGAAATTATGATTCACCAGCCGTTGGGCGGAGCCAAGGGCCAAGCTTCGGATGTGCTGATTTATGCCGAGCGTTTGATCAAGAGCCGGAAACAGTTAAACCGTATTTTGGCAGATCATACCGGGCAGCCGCTGGAGCGTGTGGAAAAAGATACCGACAGAGATCACTTTCTTACGGCTGAGGAAGCGGTAGCATATGGCTTGGTGGATCAAATCGTTACTCGCATCTAG
- a CDS encoding RDD family protein, whose translation MLYAGFWKRVLAHIIDSLILWFVFMIIGLIMFVIQVVGDTGPSTAEASLITAGEAPIFTARMIIQILLNLGAVWLYSAIMESSKCRATVGKLALGIVVVDEHNRKLSFGRASARYWSKLISSIILMIGFIMTAFTAKKQALHDLIARTYVVDKRELNHILREQAERGAGM comes from the coding sequence ATGTTATACGCAGGTTTTTGGAAACGGGTCTTGGCCCATATTATCGACAGTCTTATTTTATGGTTCGTATTTATGATTATCGGTTTGATTATGTTCGTGATCCAAGTAGTTGGAGACACGGGGCCTTCAACGGCGGAAGCATCCTTGATCACAGCCGGCGAGGCACCGATATTTACGGCGAGAATGATTATACAGATTTTATTGAATTTAGGTGCTGTATGGCTGTATTCCGCCATTATGGAATCGTCCAAATGTAGAGCAACGGTTGGCAAGCTGGCCCTCGGAATCGTCGTGGTAGACGAGCATAACCGGAAGCTCAGCTTTGGCCGTGCCAGCGCCCGCTACTGGAGTAAGTTAATTTCCTCCATCATTTTGATGATCGGTTTTATCATGACCGCTTTCACGGCCAAAAAGCAGGCCCTTCACGATCTGATCGCTCGTACCTACGTCGTGGATAAACGCGAGCTGAATCATATCCTGCGTGAGCAGGCCGAGCGGGGAGCCGGGATGTAA
- a CDS encoding DUF4280 domain-containing protein, whose protein sequence is MPDDEYYVVRGACMRCTCGSHPRKINLPNSHGAFVNGKPMMNEGDYSPENVPHFGICNSPEQPSAETVYLIAEDGSTISGKPCLPMLTDKWKNTKEHTKVEGQPALTTSSFQTCLYHGFIEFHTNGQQEE, encoded by the coding sequence ATGCCAGACGATGAGTATTATGTCGTACGGGGGGCCTGTATGCGTTGCACTTGCGGCAGCCATCCTCGAAAGATCAATTTGCCGAACAGTCACGGGGCTTTTGTTAATGGCAAACCGATGATGAATGAAGGAGATTATTCTCCTGAAAATGTTCCTCATTTTGGAATTTGCAATAGTCCGGAACAGCCGAGTGCCGAAACCGTTTATCTGATCGCCGAAGATGGCTCTACGATTTCTGGAAAGCCATGCCTGCCGATGCTGACGGACAAGTGGAAAAACACAAAAGAACATACGAAGGTGGAAGGCCAGCCAGCCTTGACGACCTCTTCATTTCAGACTTGTTTATATCATGGATTTATCGAATTTCATACGAATGGCCAGCAGGAGGAGTAG
- a CDS encoding cellulase family glycosylhydrolase, whose product MMNGQWVLPRIAKRVAVMLTAVLLLTLTNGFNWNAQTAEAAGTTPVERYGQLSVKNGKLVDKNGQPVQLKGISSHGVQWFGDLVNEDSMKWLRDDWGISLFRVALYTEEDGYITNPSLKNKVKEAIEAAQKLGLYVIIDWHILSDGDPNIHKNEAKAFFNEFATQYGNLPNVIYELANEPNGNVNWNNQIRPYALEVSQVIRAKDPDNIIIAGTGMWSQDVHDAADNPLPDKNTMYTVHFYAGTHGQYLRDRVDYALNKGVGIFATEWGTSDASGNGGPFLNESKVWTDFLASRGISWANWSLADKNETSAALLPGANRKGGWPDSQLSSSGKFVKQAILEGSNNNTGGGNNGGGNNGGSDNDNGGSTLGGDNQGIVLQYRTGDTNTKDNAIRPEFNIKNTGNTAVKLSDLKIRYYYTDESKQGQQLFVDWAKVGNEKVKATFVALPEPKAKADKYVEISFTDGAGTIQPGGESGEIQPRIHAANWSNFDETNDYSYGASQTAFANWDHATVYQQGKLVWGIEP is encoded by the coding sequence ATGATGAATGGGCAATGGGTCCTGCCAAGGATCGCAAAAAGAGTAGCGGTGATGTTAACTGCGGTATTACTGTTGACGTTAACGAACGGATTTAACTGGAATGCGCAGACCGCAGAGGCTGCCGGTACAACTCCTGTGGAGCGCTATGGGCAACTTTCAGTGAAGAACGGCAAACTGGTGGATAAAAACGGGCAGCCTGTGCAGCTTAAAGGGATCAGCTCTCATGGTGTCCAATGGTTTGGCGATTTGGTGAATGAGGATTCCATGAAATGGCTGCGGGACGACTGGGGCATTTCCTTGTTCCGAGTTGCGTTGTACACCGAGGAAGACGGTTATATTACCAATCCTTCATTAAAAAATAAAGTGAAGGAAGCGATTGAGGCAGCACAGAAGCTGGGATTGTACGTTATTATTGACTGGCACATTCTCTCGGATGGTGATCCGAACATTCATAAAAATGAAGCCAAGGCTTTCTTTAATGAATTTGCAACTCAGTACGGGAATTTGCCAAACGTGATCTACGAGCTTGCCAACGAACCGAACGGGAACGTGAACTGGAACAACCAAATCCGTCCTTATGCGTTGGAGGTATCGCAGGTTATTCGAGCCAAGGACCCGGACAATATTATTATTGCAGGTACAGGCATGTGGAGCCAGGATGTACACGATGCAGCAGATAACCCGCTTCCAGACAAAAATACGATGTACACCGTGCATTTCTATGCGGGTACGCATGGACAATACCTGCGGGATCGCGTTGATTACGCGCTGAACAAGGGCGTGGGCATATTTGCTACGGAATGGGGAACCAGTGATGCTTCGGGTAACGGGGGGCCGTTCCTGAATGAGTCTAAGGTATGGACAGATTTCCTGGCTAGTCGTGGAATCAGTTGGGCAAACTGGTCGTTGGCCGATAAAAATGAAACCTCTGCTGCGCTTTTACCTGGCGCTAACCGTAAAGGGGGATGGCCTGATTCGCAATTGTCATCTTCTGGTAAATTCGTAAAACAAGCCATTCTGGAAGGCTCCAATAATAATACTGGAGGTGGAAACAACGGTGGTGGAAACAACGGTGGTAGCGATAACGACAACGGAGGAAGCACTCTAGGCGGGGACAATCAAGGGATTGTGCTTCAATATCGTACCGGAGACACGAATACCAAGGATAACGCAATCCGCCCTGAATTTAATATCAAAAACACAGGGAACACAGCTGTCAAGCTGAGTGATTTGAAAATTCGCTACTATTACACAGATGAAAGCAAACAAGGCCAGCAACTTTTTGTAGACTGGGCCAAGGTTGGAAATGAAAAGGTAAAAGCGACTTTTGTAGCATTGCCAGAGCCGAAGGCCAAGGCTGATAAATATGTGGAAATTTCATTTACTGATGGCGCGGGTACGATTCAGCCCGGCGGGGAAAGCGGAGAAATTCAACCCCGTATCCATGCTGCGAACTGGAGCAATTTTGATGAAACCAACGATTATTCATATGGTGCCAGCCAAACTGCCTTCGCAAACTGGGATCATGCAACCGTTTATCAACAGGGCAAGCTGGTATGGGGTATAGAGCCTTAA
- a CDS encoding SUKH-3 domain-containing protein translates to MDKFSKETVRILTESGWYSGRRSDITRTSDFLQSKGYQLFPCVADVISEFGGIKYSFTRPNGDKDSFYINPEEAYGDYYEKEDFEEIEMRVNESLIAIGQARDDNMMMFMSESGKIFGEMGYYLVKFGDDIYEALDTLCLVLPGEEIE, encoded by the coding sequence TTGGATAAATTTTCTAAAGAAACTGTGCGAATTTTAACTGAATCAGGGTGGTACTCTGGAAGAAGGTCAGATATAACAAGAACATCAGACTTTTTGCAATCGAAAGGTTATCAACTATTTCCTTGTGTAGCCGATGTTATAAGTGAATTTGGAGGGATAAAGTATAGCTTTACTCGCCCTAATGGAGATAAAGACTCATTCTATATAAATCCAGAGGAAGCTTATGGCGATTATTATGAAAAAGAAGATTTCGAAGAAATAGAAATGCGAGTAAATGAATCATTAATTGCTATTGGTCAAGCGAGAGATGATAATATGATGATGTTTATGTCTGAATCTGGGAAAATTTTTGGAGAGATGGGATATTACTTAGTGAAGTTTGGTGATGACATTTATGAAGCATTAGATACTCTTTGTTTAGTTTTACCAGGAGAAGAAATTGAATGA
- a CDS encoding deaminase domain-containing protein: MGLGFVTVGVLDSKVGKAIGGFAEKVGSKVTPQWIGKGVDAVGAGFGKAVNKLEQAGSKLGQKFNEQLSKMADGFAPGKLATANGAPVPAVPHVNKMDSGPLPQTDVQKNYNKVMKEMEENAAKKVEGTGQAVINREFRTATQADSELIDQLRSKYTAGKTRNVAAAKGEIGDDIIDLESVSGKFTDKDHFNKGNFKPPQPEEYKYQGPIPEYTNHTEQKIVEYLRNKYKDYPNIKGQFEIISERPYCDNCIDLVDQFQRDFPNITVIRVEVLPKGGK, translated from the coding sequence GTGGGATTGGGTTTTGTTACCGTAGGCGTACTGGATTCCAAAGTAGGGAAGGCCATCGGCGGATTCGCAGAAAAAGTAGGTAGCAAAGTTACACCGCAATGGATCGGCAAAGGCGTAGATGCAGTCGGAGCAGGCTTTGGCAAGGCTGTAAACAAGCTGGAGCAGGCCGGCAGTAAACTGGGTCAGAAATTTAATGAGCAACTGAGTAAAATGGCAGACGGCTTCGCCCCCGGGAAGTTGGCAACAGCCAACGGAGCGCCAGTTCCAGCGGTTCCGCACGTTAATAAGATGGATAGTGGACCACTTCCACAGACGGATGTGCAGAAGAATTACAACAAGGTCATGAAGGAAATGGAAGAGAATGCGGCGAAAAAGGTTGAGGGGACGGGACAAGCTGTTATAAATAGAGAATTTAGAACAGCAACTCAAGCGGATAGTGAATTAATTGATCAATTAAGATCTAAGTATACGGCAGGTAAAACAAGAAATGTTGCAGCTGCAAAGGGGGAAATTGGGGACGACATAATAGATTTAGAAAGTGTCAGTGGGAAATTTACTGATAAAGATCATTTTAATAAGGGGAACTTTAAGCCTCCACAACCTGAAGAATATAAATACCAAGGCCCAATTCCAGAGTATACTAACCATACGGAGCAAAAAATAGTAGAATATTTAAGGAATAAGTACAAAGATTATCCTAATATCAAAGGTCAATTTGAAATTATTTCTGAGCGACCATACTGTGATAACTGCATAGATTTAGTTGATCAATTTCAAAGGGATTTCCCTAATATTACAGTAATTCGCGTAGAAGTATTACCAAAGGGAGGAAAATAG
- a CDS encoding DUF6985 domain-containing protein encodes MTINDSIFGELEYDYIWSKDTTINFLGKETEIALIIKGDEDGKFDEDQYTAYQSLMQNWEQLQQSFLQPILDYYQQKRHELGYDIAFNENYPLIETTDELIDMITLDGIAVPYGDIREGRDIGILFNCTWDQENGLGLRLSDEKVVEVGYQDVAI; translated from the coding sequence ATGACAATTAACGATTCAATTTTTGGTGAACTTGAATATGATTATATTTGGTCTAAGGACACTACCATTAATTTCTTAGGGAAAGAAACCGAGATAGCACTCATAATTAAAGGGGATGAGGACGGTAAATTTGATGAAGATCAATATACAGCGTATCAATCGCTAATGCAAAATTGGGAGCAATTGCAGCAAAGTTTCTTGCAACCAATTTTAGACTATTACCAACAAAAGAGACATGAACTGGGTTATGATATTGCTTTTAATGAGAATTATCCCTTAATTGAAACAACCGACGAACTTATTGACATGATTACTTTGGATGGAATTGCTGTTCCATATGGAGATATACGTGAGGGCCGCGATATCGGAATACTTTTTAATTGTACATGGGATCAGGAAAATGGACTGGGGCTTCGTTTATCAGATGAAAAGGTGGTTGAAGTAGGGTATCAGGATGTTGCAATTTGA